The window TGTCGGCGCCGGGTCAACGACTCAGCAGGAGCTCCTCTATGCCCTCGTCACCTTGTATGTTCAGGAAAAGACCGGTGTCGAAAGCACCCGTGTTGAAGTTGGTGTGAGCCAGAATCCGCTCGATCTACTGTCTGCAGATAAAGTTGATCTGGTTTTTGTCCCTGTGAACGAGTCTGTAAATGAGACAGTCTTTCAACTCTCTGACCTGCCGCCATTGGTGGCCGGTTCTCGGCCCGTTAATGACCTGCAATTCACCACAGTGTTGCCAGCCGTGGCCAAGTTGAACAGGCTTCTCACCAAAGCCGATGTTGAGCTTCTGGTCCGTCAGGTCGAGGCCGGGAACAGTGCTATGTCTGTTGCCCGTAAATTCCTCATGAAAAATCGATGGATATGACACTAAGTATCTATAAAATAAATAGAACTATAGTTGCTTTGTGCCTCACAGGATTCGTTTTAACCTCAATGGTGCAGGCCGATGATCTGGTGCCTGAATATTCTGGTGCTTATGCGCAAGATCTCGTTTGGGAGAACGCTGTCACCATGTCAGGTGATGTCCTGATCCTGAAGGGGGGATCCTTGACGATTCGCCCCGGCACGCAGGTTAACGTGCTCCCGGCAGAAGGGACGAAAATTGATCCGGAATATCTTTCTTCGCAAACGGAGCTGCTTGTGCGCGGCAAGCTGGAAATCCTGGGAACGGATGATGCTCCGGTGCGCTTTGTCTTGATTGAACGAAACGATTTGGAGGAGATTGCCTGGTCAGGAATTACACTGGACAGCGCAGCACAAAGTCGTATTCTGCACACCGAACTGGAGCGCGCCGATATTGCTATCCGTGTCGTCGCTTCTTCCCCGGAGATCAAAAGCAACAAAATCACTCGATGCCGCTATGGCATCGTGATGCAACAGCAGAGTCATCCTAAAATTCTTGATAACCTGCTATCTGACGGGGAAGGTGGCATCTTCTGCTGGAAAGGCTCCAACCCTTTCCTGTCGGGCAATACGATTCAAGATCACGATGAAGAAGCGATTTTTGTTGATATCGACAGCCGACCCCGGTTTGACCGTAATTTTGTCAGCGGCAACGCGATCGGGCTTGCACTTTACCCACGCGACCTGCCTTTAGACTCGGTTTCCGTCACTGACAATGTCGAGAATATCCGGTTTTTGGGCCGCCAGGGGGAGGGCGTCGTCGAATGATCCAGCGGCAATGTCTCGTTTTGATCATAATCTCACTGCTTCTGCCTTTTTCGGTCTTAGCCGGTGATGCAAAGGTCTACCGAGGAGATCAGACACTTTTTGAAGATACCGTTTGGGACGGTGAGATCCTGATAGACGGAATATTGACTGTCCCTGCCGATACGACGCTGGAAATTCGCCCGGGAAGCCGGATCCGTTTCACCCGTTTTGACAGTAACGGTGATGGCATCGGCGAGCATGAAATTTTTTCTCAGGGCACGATAAGGGTTCAGGGTACAGAGTCCGCGCCTGTTCTTTTCACTTCAGCTGAAGCCAACCCCCGTCCGGGAGACTGGGGTGCGATAAACATGATGGTGAGTGAGGCAGAGAACCTTTTGGAATTCTGCAATGTCGAATACGGTTACCGGGGATTTCACGCGCATTTTGCAAAAGCGCGCTTGCTCAACAGTCATTTTATAAAGAATGTTCGTGGTGCACAATTCCAGGAATCTCAGGTATTTATCGAACATTGTCGCTTCCAGGACAACCTTAACGGGGTGCAGTTCAGAGACAGTGTCGTCACTTTGCGAAACTCGGTTATCTCAGGGAGTCACTGGGGCTTGCGTTGCGTCTACAGTGAACTGGAGATGACCTCCTGCGTGATTGAAAATAACCTGGTTAATGGTGCGAATATCAGAGACAGCAAGCTAAATATCAGCAGTAATCGGATCACCGGAAATCGTCGAGGGCTTTACTTGCAGAGAAGTAAAGGGCAGGTGGTTGGCAATGATCTTTCTGCCAACAGCGAGCATGGCATTTTTCTTGAAGACTCAGATGTTGAAGTCGCTGAAAACCGTCTTGTTGAGAATGGTCGAGCTGGTGTTCGCTGGTTGAACAGCGAAGGACGCCTGGCACGCAACCAGATCTCTGAAAACGGTGTCTATGCGCTTATAAATGATGGCTCTACCAACGTTGTTGCCCGTAATAACTGGTGGGGCTCTGCTGCTAAAAAAGTTATTGCGGCAGCGGTGCGTGATGGCTCGGATCGGCCGGGAATGGGGATGGTTGATAGCCGTTATCCATTGCTGAAACCGTTAATGCAGAGCCGCAAAGTGCAATAATAAAACGCTAAGGGTAAACCATAAAAAACATTTTGTTGAACGCAGATAAATCAAATTTTGTCTTTGCCTGGAGGAAAGTTTTTCTTTGCGCGCTTATCCTTTAACTTTGCGCCTTTGCGTTAAACCTTTATGAACTCTGATTTTGAAAAATTGTTAATTGGAGAATCAATGAAACGTTTCATTCTTATATTACTCTTCCTCGCCGTTGCTCTTACCGGCTGCGAGCAACCTCTGGAAGGGCCACCGATCCGCATCGGCTATATGAACTGCAATAGCGAAGCGGAGACCATGAAACGTTTCCGCCCTTTAACAGCCTACTTGTCGCAACGGTTGGGACGGC of the Deltaproteobacteria bacterium IMCC39524 genome contains:
- a CDS encoding right-handed parallel beta-helix repeat-containing protein, with the protein product MIQRQCLVLIIISLLLPFSVLAGDAKVYRGDQTLFEDTVWDGEILIDGILTVPADTTLEIRPGSRIRFTRFDSNGDGIGEHEIFSQGTIRVQGTESAPVLFTSAEANPRPGDWGAINMMVSEAENLLEFCNVEYGYRGFHAHFAKARLLNSHFIKNVRGAQFQESQVFIEHCRFQDNLNGVQFRDSVVTLRNSVISGSHWGLRCVYSELEMTSCVIENNLVNGANIRDSKLNISSNRITGNRRGLYLQRSKGQVVGNDLSANSEHGIFLEDSDVEVAENRLVENGRAGVRWLNSEGRLARNQISENGVYALINDGSTNVVARNNWWGSAAKKVIAAAVRDGSDRPGMGMVDSRYPLLKPLMQSRKVQ
- a CDS encoding right-handed parallel beta-helix repeat-containing protein yields the protein MVQADDLVPEYSGAYAQDLVWENAVTMSGDVLILKGGSLTIRPGTQVNVLPAEGTKIDPEYLSSQTELLVRGKLEILGTDDAPVRFVLIERNDLEEIAWSGITLDSAAQSRILHTELERADIAIRVVASSPEIKSNKITRCRYGIVMQQQSHPKILDNLLSDGEGGIFCWKGSNPFLSGNTIQDHDEEAIFVDIDSRPRFDRNFVSGNAIGLALYPRDLPLDSVSVTDNVENIRFLGRQGEGVVE